GTCAATGCACCGGCGATGCTCTCCGGGACCAGGACCTCGAAGTCGGGCGGCTCACTCCGTGCCACGCTCGCGGCGCAGACGACGGCGGGTCTGCTCGACGGCGGCGCCCGTGAGGCGAGGTGTGGGGCTCTCGGGTACGGCGACCAGGAGCCGGCCTTGCCGGCGCAGGCGCACAGGCAGCGGTGCGGGCTCGATCTCCACCACGCCGTCCCGGCAGCGGATATCCACTCGCGTGCCGGGCGACAGCCTCGCTTGCTGACGGACGTCC
Above is a genomic segment from Deltaproteobacteria bacterium containing:
- a CDS encoding antitoxin, with the translated sequence MITTIDAAVRVVVPKDVRQQARLSPGTRVDIRCRDGVVEIEPAPLPVRLRRQGRLLVAVPESPTPRLTGAAVEQTRRRLRRERGTE